In Capsicum annuum cultivar UCD-10X-F1 chromosome 7, UCD10Xv1.1, whole genome shotgun sequence, one genomic interval encodes:
- the LOC107878378 gene encoding homeobox-DDT domain protein RLT2 isoform X2 codes for MLSTGRHGSEQVASGYSIPGQIPTLNLLPPGRQGHISPASAEAEAAPQRSLVNIEVEANYSGQPMMKLESPFMSSDKRIIHDEERLERKRKSEEARIAREVDAHEKRIRKELEKQDMLRRKREEQMRKDMERQDRERRKEEERLVREKQREEERYQREQRREMERREKFLQKEYMKAERMRLKEEMRREKEVARLKAANVRATARRIAKESTELIDDERLELMELAASKKGLPSTLSLDTETLQNLEAFRDMLNEFPPKSVCLRRPFGVEPWICSEEDVGNLLMVWRFLITFTDVLHLWPFTLDEFVQAFHDYEPRLLAEMHIALLKLIIKDIEDVARTPAGAAAANPNSGANPGGGHPDIVEGAYAWGFDIRSWQSHLNSLTWPEILRQFALSAGFGPQLKKSSVEPAYPRDENECKNGADIISNLRSGVAAQKAVVKMQERGFSNLRKSRHRLTPGTVKFAAFHVLSLEGSQGLNILEVAEKIQKSGLRDLTTSKTPEASISAALSRDTKLFERTAPSTYCVRDPYRKDPVDADAILSAAREKIRLFKNEYVNGEEAEDVEKEVDRDDESESDAADDPEVDDLVSELKFAETPESHKTGRTDGKNSSFDLTRTPEDLSMQNSTGIMHSQSFRESKPVGTSGDQSTAGDVDASNLNQENAVIDESNAGQKWVQGLMEGEYSDLTVEERLHALVALIGVANEGNSVRLVLEERLEAASALKKQIWAEAQLDKRRFKEEFLLKVQYPSIRNNGEQFGSVTSVEARQSPLLAVGGHNGVADILSLQQEAMHKLPDEPINPSNAAVEKTCPMQEIYGGQDNSQLQHFACVAEKSRSQLKAYIGYRAEETFVYRSLPLGQDRRRNRYWQFVTSPSRYDPGSGRIFVELCDGRWRLIDSEKDFNALMASLDIRGLRESHLHSMLQNIEATFKETARKHKYTDEKLGNSVKEDTSERVPSNDCCSNTDSLKSTTCISNRETREPSTSFLIGFGRNKMENTNALRRYADLEKWMWEECVDSQFLCARKYGRMRSENLIGICNNCHDTYFWEDKHCPSCHRTFSPVKSSYFIEHVAQCKEKLEDLFLPLCILDSLPALRVRLLRAQLASVEACIPPEALQPVWSEVYRRSWGSKLHIASTAGDLLQILTLLEGAIKGEYLISEYETTSELLGAVSNSNLDGMAVLPWVPHTTSAVALRLMELDSSLCYTQQQKADSLKDDKPTDFIIKTNYDELKRVAGIVSVEGREYEKLEPDFLVKVGGRHANSAQGRNRVRGGTHCRIRGGKSQRKVDASRSESAQRSSMKNNDRLDHLLAWKGRDGGKGRRKKGRRSVRNRQKPMKNVEEVTVEEVPLSNQQDWNEVEDGETPQFEAPDNDSDSGTSGNEDYKGQVTIDDYEDLMVDDYGSFTGRTDHASASVSYSIGRPYTEIAEGGDGVGDYEDDRDEEDDENVQGYFDGEFEEEGNRFGDEEYVETPKKDSESSSEYSD; via the exons ATGTTATCAACTGGGAGGCATGGGAGTGAGCAAGTGGCCTCTGGATATAGTATTCCTGGTCAGATACCAACTTTAAATCTTCTGCCTCCAGGGAGGCAAGGTCACATATCTCCAGCTTCTGCTGAGGCTGAGGCTGCTCCACAGAGATCTCTTGTGAACATAGAAGTGGAGGCTAATTATAGTGGTCAGCCAATGATGAAGTTGGAGAGTCCATTTATGTCTTCTGATAAAAGAATCATCCATGACGAGGAACGGCTGGAGAGAAAGCGAAAG AGTGAAGAGGCAAGAATTGCAAGGGAAGTGGATGCCCATGAGAAGAGGATCCGGAAAGAGCTTGAGAAGCAAGACATGTTACGAAGAAAG AGAGAAGAGCAAATGAGGAAAGATATGGAGAGACAGGACAGGGAAAGGCGGAAAGAGGAAGAAAGACTGGTCCGTGAAAAGCAGCGTGAGGAAGAGAGGTATCAGCGTGAGCAAAGGCGTGAGATGGAACGAAGAGAGAAGTTCTTGCAAAAAGAGTATATGAAA GCAGAAAGAATGAGGCTTAAAGAAGAAATGCGCCGAGAAAAGGAGGTTGCAAGGCTTAAAGCGGCTAACGTAAGGGCTACCGCCCGAAGAATAGCAAAAGAATCAACAGAATTAATTGATGATGAGCGTCTGGAATTGATGGAGCTAGCAGCCTCAAAGAAGGGTTTGCCCTCAACATTGTCACTAGACACTGAAACTCTACAAAATCTAGAAGCATTTAGAG ATATGCTCAATGAATTTCCACCAAAGAGTGTTTGCTTGAGAAGGCCATTCGGAGTTGAGCCATGGATATGTTCCGAGGAGGACGTGGGTAATCTTTTAATG GTTTGGAGATTCTTAATTACTTTTACTGATGTTCTCCATCTCTGGCCATTCACTCTGGATGAGTTTGTACAAGCATTTCACGATTAT GAACCAAGGCTGCTCGCAGAGATGCATATTGCTCTTCTCAAATTGATAATAAAAGATATTGAAGATGTTGCTAGAACACCTGCCGGTGCAGCGGCTGCAAACCCAAACAGCGGAGCAAATCCTGGAGGCGGACACCCTGATATTGTTGAAGGG GCGTATGCATGGGGTTTTGACATAAGAAGTTGGCAGAGCCACTTGAATTCCCTGACGTGGCCAGAAATACTGCGGCAATTTGCACTCTCCGCTGGTTTTGGGCCTCAGTTAAAGAAATCAAGTGTTGAACCAGCTTATCCACGTGATGAAAATGAG TGTAAAAATGGGGCAgatatcatttccaacttacggAGTGGAGTTGCAGCTCAGAAAGCAGTTGTCAAAATGCAAGAGAGAGGTTTCTCTAATCTGCGGAAATCTAGGCATCGATTGACACCTGGAACAGTCAAATTTGCAGCATTTCACGTTCTTTCACTTGAGGGAAGTCAGGGCCTTAATATCCTCGAAGTTGCTGAAAAGATTCAG AAATCTGGTCTTCGGGATCTGACAACCAGCAAGACACCTGAAGCATCTATTTCTGCTGCATTATCGAGGGATACAAAGCTTTTTGAAAGAACGGCTCCTTCAACATATTGTGTACGTGATCCTTACAGAAAAGATCCTGTTGATGCTGATGCCATTCTTTCTGCAGCCAGGGAAAAAATTCGATTGTTTAAAAATGAGTACGTGAATGGAGAAGAAGCAGAGGATGTTGAGAAAGAGGTTGATAGGGATGATGAGTCTGAAAGTGATGCTGCTGACGATCctgaagttgatgatttagtcTCCGAGTTAAAATTTGCGGAGACTCCTGAATCCCATAAAACCGGCAGAACTGATGGAAAGAATTCTAGTTTTGACTTGACACGGACGCCTGAAGATCTTAGTATGCAGAACTCAACAGGAATAATGCATTCACAAAGCTTCAGGGAGTCTAAACCCGTAGGAACTTCTGGTGACCAATCAACTGCAGGTGATGTTGATGCAAGTAATCTCAATCAAGAAAATGCGGTCATTGATGAAAGCAATGCTGGTCAAAAATGGGTTCAAGGGCTTATGGAAGGGGAATATTCTGATCTCACTGTTGAAGAACGCCTTCATGCCCTTGTTGCCTTGATTGGTGTTGCAAATGAGGGGAATTCTGTTCGCCTTGTATTAGAG GAGCGACTGGAAGCTGCATCTGCATTGAAGAAGCAGATTTGGGCTGAGGCACAGCTTGATAAACGTCGTTTCAAAGAGGAGTTCTTACTGAAGGTACAATATCCATCCATTAGAAACAATGGTGAACAGTTTGGGTCAGTTACTTCCGTCGAGGCCAGGCAAAGTCCATTGCTTGCTGTTGGTGGCCACAATGGGGTTGCAGACATACTTTCACTTCAGCAGGAAGCCATGCATAAACTGCCAGATGAACCCATTAATCCTAGTAATGCTGCTGTTGAAAAGACTTGTCCAATGCAAGAAATTTATGGAGGTCAGGATAATTCGCAGCTCCAGCATTTTGCATGTGTTGCTGAAAAGTCGCGCTCCCAGCTTAAAGCTTATATTGGCTATAGGGCGGAAGAGACATTTGTTTATCGGTCTCTGCCCCTTGGTCAAGATCGGAGACGTAACCGGTATTGGCAGTTTGTCACGTCACCCTCTCGTTATGATCCGGGCTCTGGCAGGATTTTTGTTGAGTTATGTGATGGTAGATGGAGGCTAATTGATTCCGAAAAG GATTTCAATGCTTTAATGGCTTCTTTGGATATTCGTGGACTTAGAGAATCTCATTTGCATTCAATGCTTCAAAATATTGAAGCAACTTTCAAGGAAACTGCTAGGAAGCATAAGTACACTGACGAAAAACTTGGAAACTCCGTTAAAGAGGATACTTCTGAAAGAGTACCTAGCAATGATTGCTGTTCAAATACTGATAGCTTGAAAAGCACTACCTGTATCTCAAACCGTGAAACACGAGAACCTTCAACTTCCTTTCTTATTGGTTTTGGGAGGAACAAAATGGAAAACACCAATGCCTTGAGGAGATACGCAGATCTGGAGAAGTGGATGTGGGAAGAATGTGTTGATTCCCAGTTTCTATGTGCAAGGAAGTACGGAAGGATGAGAAGTGAAAATTTGATCGGTATTTGTAATAATTGCCATGACACGTACTTCTGGGAAGATAAACACTGTCCTTCTTGTCATAGGACATTCAGTCCGGTAAAGAGTTCATATTTTATTGAGCATGTAGCTCAATGCAAAGAGAAATTGGAGGATCTATTTTTGCCTCTGTGTATTTTGGACTCATTACCTGCGCTTCGAGTTAGATTGCTAAGGGCGCAGTTAGCTTCAGTGGAG GCCTGTATCCCTCCTGAAGCTCTTCAGCCTGTTTGGTCAGAAGTATATCGAAGATCTTGGGGTTCAAAGCTGCATATTGCTTCAACAGCTGGTGACCTCCTTCAG ATTCTGACATTATTGGAAGGTGCTATCAAGGGGGAATATTTAATATCAGAGTATGAAACGACAAGTGAGTTGCTGGGTGCTGTTAGCAACTCCAATCTTGACGGGATGGCGGTGTTACCTTGGGTTCCTCACACAACATCTGCTGTTGCACTAAGGCTTATGGAACTTGATTCCTCCCTTTGTTATACACAGCAGCAGAAAGCTGATTCCTTGAAAGATGACAAACCCACAGATTTCATT ATTAAAACAAATTATGATGAGCTGAAGAGAGTTGCGGGGATTGTATCTGTTGAAGGTCGTGAATATGAAAAGCTAGAACCAGATTTTTTGGTTAAGGTAGGAGGCAGACATGCTAATTCAGCACAGGGGCGTAATCGTGTAAGAGGTGGAACTCATTGTCGCATCCGTGGAGGCAAATCTCAGAGAAAAGTCGATGCATCCAGATCTGAATCTGCCCAGAGAAGTTCAATGAAGAACAATGACAGATTAGACCACCTTCTTGCCTGGAAAGGTCGAGACGGCGGCAAAGGAAGACGTAAGAAAGGTCGTCGCTCAGTTCGTAATAGACAAAAACCAATGAAGAATGTGGAAGAGGTCACTGTAGAAGAAGTGCCCCTCTCCAATCAGCAAGATTGGAACGAAGTTGAAGATGGAGAAACACCTCAATTTGAGGCGCCTGATAATGACTCTGATTCTGGAACATCAGGAAATGAAGATTATAAAGGTCAAGTAACCATCGATGACTATGAAGACTTAATGGTTGATGACTACGGTTCTTTCACTGGTAGAACTGACCATGCGTCAGCCAGTGTGAGTTACAGCATTGGCCGACCTTATACTGAAATTGCTGAAGGTGGAGATGGTGTTGGTGATTACGAGGATGACCGTGATGAAGAGGATGATGAAAATGTCCAAGGATACTTTGATGGTGAGTTCGAGGAAGAGGGGAATAGATTTGGGGATGAAGAATACGTTGAAACCCCAAAAAAAGATTCAGAATCATCTTCCGAGTATAGCGACTGA
- the LOC107878378 gene encoding homeobox-DDT domain protein RLT2 isoform X1 → MESAAAAVPMAVATASDGVGASDDVEKKKPPEGGEPKVKRKMKTASQLEILEKTYATDTYPSEALRAELSVKLGLSDRQLQMWFCHRRLKDRKATPVKRQKKEEASPAAVVSSGGQVDEMAAVSGEIGKEHASGSGSRVIPLGGGLMDLQVQQQHHQRVVHRPGTAVPRFRAEMPALKRYYEPPQAISELRAIAFVEAHLGEPLREDGPILGMEFDPLPPGAFGAPIVADTQHKPAGRPFEAQIYERQDVNSIKGTTRTLREYQFLPEQPSNRSNSYEQSIPSHYYSSTEVQSTRTMLSTGRHGSEQVASGYSIPGQIPTLNLLPPGRQGHISPASAEAEAAPQRSLVNIEVEANYSGQPMMKLESPFMSSDKRIIHDEERLERKRKSEEARIAREVDAHEKRIRKELEKQDMLRRKREEQMRKDMERQDRERRKEEERLVREKQREEERYQREQRREMERREKFLQKEYMKAERMRLKEEMRREKEVARLKAANVRATARRIAKESTELIDDERLELMELAASKKGLPSTLSLDTETLQNLEAFRDMLNEFPPKSVCLRRPFGVEPWICSEEDVGNLLMVWRFLITFTDVLHLWPFTLDEFVQAFHDYEPRLLAEMHIALLKLIIKDIEDVARTPAGAAAANPNSGANPGGGHPDIVEGAYAWGFDIRSWQSHLNSLTWPEILRQFALSAGFGPQLKKSSVEPAYPRDENECKNGADIISNLRSGVAAQKAVVKMQERGFSNLRKSRHRLTPGTVKFAAFHVLSLEGSQGLNILEVAEKIQKSGLRDLTTSKTPEASISAALSRDTKLFERTAPSTYCVRDPYRKDPVDADAILSAAREKIRLFKNEYVNGEEAEDVEKEVDRDDESESDAADDPEVDDLVSELKFAETPESHKTGRTDGKNSSFDLTRTPEDLSMQNSTGIMHSQSFRESKPVGTSGDQSTAGDVDASNLNQENAVIDESNAGQKWVQGLMEGEYSDLTVEERLHALVALIGVANEGNSVRLVLEERLEAASALKKQIWAEAQLDKRRFKEEFLLKVQYPSIRNNGEQFGSVTSVEARQSPLLAVGGHNGVADILSLQQEAMHKLPDEPINPSNAAVEKTCPMQEIYGGQDNSQLQHFACVAEKSRSQLKAYIGYRAEETFVYRSLPLGQDRRRNRYWQFVTSPSRYDPGSGRIFVELCDGRWRLIDSEKDFNALMASLDIRGLRESHLHSMLQNIEATFKETARKHKYTDEKLGNSVKEDTSERVPSNDCCSNTDSLKSTTCISNRETREPSTSFLIGFGRNKMENTNALRRYADLEKWMWEECVDSQFLCARKYGRMRSENLIGICNNCHDTYFWEDKHCPSCHRTFSPVKSSYFIEHVAQCKEKLEDLFLPLCILDSLPALRVRLLRAQLASVEACIPPEALQPVWSEVYRRSWGSKLHIASTAGDLLQILTLLEGAIKGEYLISEYETTSELLGAVSNSNLDGMAVLPWVPHTTSAVALRLMELDSSLCYTQQQKADSLKDDKPTDFIIKTNYDELKRVAGIVSVEGREYEKLEPDFLVKVGGRHANSAQGRNRVRGGTHCRIRGGKSQRKVDASRSESAQRSSMKNNDRLDHLLAWKGRDGGKGRRKKGRRSVRNRQKPMKNVEEVTVEEVPLSNQQDWNEVEDGETPQFEAPDNDSDSGTSGNEDYKGQVTIDDYEDLMVDDYGSFTGRTDHASASVSYSIGRPYTEIAEGGDGVGDYEDDRDEEDDENVQGYFDGEFEEEGNRFGDEEYVETPKKDSESSSEYSD, encoded by the exons ATGGAGTCTGCTGCTGCTGCTGTTCCTATGGCTGTTGCTACTGCTAGTGATGGTGTTGGGGCTTCTGATGATGTAGAGAAAAAGAAGCCACCTGAAGGAGGGGAGCCTAAGGTTAAGAGGAAAATGAAGACTGCTTCTCAGTTGGAGATTCTTGAAAAGACTTATGCTA CTGATACTTATCCTTCAGAAGCGTTGAGAGCAGAGTTGTCAGTAAAATTAGGCCTCTCTGATAGGCAACTGCAAATGTGGTTCTGCCATCGGAGGCTCAAGGATAGAAAAGCTACGCCAGTGAAGCGGCAGAAGAAAGAAGAAGCTTCACCTGCTGCAGTGGTTTCTTCTGGTGGACAAGTGGATGAGATGGCAGCAGTGAGTGGTGAAATTGGGAAGGAGCATGCTTCTGGTTCTGGTTCGAGAGTAATTCCCCTTGGTGGTGGTCTCATGGACTTGCAGGttcaacaacagcaccaccagcGTGTTGTTCATCGGCCTGGAACTGCAGTTCCTAGGTTTAGAGCTGAAATGCCAGCTTTGAAGAGATATTATGAGCCACCTCAAGCCATATCCGAGCTTCGGGCAATCGCATTTGTGGAAGCGCATTTGGGGGAGCCACTAAGGGAAGATGGACCTATTCTCGGAATGGAGTTTGATCCCTTGCCACCCGGTGCATTTGGTGCACCCATTG TGGCAGACACGCAGCACAAGCCAGCTGGACGACCTTTTGAAGCTCAAATCTATGAGAGACAAGATGTTAATTCAATAAAG GGTACTACAAGGACTTTGCGTGAATACCAGTTTCTTCCAGAACAACCATCAAATAGAAGCAACAGCTATGAACAATCCATACCATCTCATTATTACAGTTCAACTGAAGTTCAGAGTACCAGAACCATGTTATCAACTGGGAGGCATGGGAGTGAGCAAGTGGCCTCTGGATATAGTATTCCTGGTCAGATACCAACTTTAAATCTTCTGCCTCCAGGGAGGCAAGGTCACATATCTCCAGCTTCTGCTGAGGCTGAGGCTGCTCCACAGAGATCTCTTGTGAACATAGAAGTGGAGGCTAATTATAGTGGTCAGCCAATGATGAAGTTGGAGAGTCCATTTATGTCTTCTGATAAAAGAATCATCCATGACGAGGAACGGCTGGAGAGAAAGCGAAAG AGTGAAGAGGCAAGAATTGCAAGGGAAGTGGATGCCCATGAGAAGAGGATCCGGAAAGAGCTTGAGAAGCAAGACATGTTACGAAGAAAG AGAGAAGAGCAAATGAGGAAAGATATGGAGAGACAGGACAGGGAAAGGCGGAAAGAGGAAGAAAGACTGGTCCGTGAAAAGCAGCGTGAGGAAGAGAGGTATCAGCGTGAGCAAAGGCGTGAGATGGAACGAAGAGAGAAGTTCTTGCAAAAAGAGTATATGAAA GCAGAAAGAATGAGGCTTAAAGAAGAAATGCGCCGAGAAAAGGAGGTTGCAAGGCTTAAAGCGGCTAACGTAAGGGCTACCGCCCGAAGAATAGCAAAAGAATCAACAGAATTAATTGATGATGAGCGTCTGGAATTGATGGAGCTAGCAGCCTCAAAGAAGGGTTTGCCCTCAACATTGTCACTAGACACTGAAACTCTACAAAATCTAGAAGCATTTAGAG ATATGCTCAATGAATTTCCACCAAAGAGTGTTTGCTTGAGAAGGCCATTCGGAGTTGAGCCATGGATATGTTCCGAGGAGGACGTGGGTAATCTTTTAATG GTTTGGAGATTCTTAATTACTTTTACTGATGTTCTCCATCTCTGGCCATTCACTCTGGATGAGTTTGTACAAGCATTTCACGATTAT GAACCAAGGCTGCTCGCAGAGATGCATATTGCTCTTCTCAAATTGATAATAAAAGATATTGAAGATGTTGCTAGAACACCTGCCGGTGCAGCGGCTGCAAACCCAAACAGCGGAGCAAATCCTGGAGGCGGACACCCTGATATTGTTGAAGGG GCGTATGCATGGGGTTTTGACATAAGAAGTTGGCAGAGCCACTTGAATTCCCTGACGTGGCCAGAAATACTGCGGCAATTTGCACTCTCCGCTGGTTTTGGGCCTCAGTTAAAGAAATCAAGTGTTGAACCAGCTTATCCACGTGATGAAAATGAG TGTAAAAATGGGGCAgatatcatttccaacttacggAGTGGAGTTGCAGCTCAGAAAGCAGTTGTCAAAATGCAAGAGAGAGGTTTCTCTAATCTGCGGAAATCTAGGCATCGATTGACACCTGGAACAGTCAAATTTGCAGCATTTCACGTTCTTTCACTTGAGGGAAGTCAGGGCCTTAATATCCTCGAAGTTGCTGAAAAGATTCAG AAATCTGGTCTTCGGGATCTGACAACCAGCAAGACACCTGAAGCATCTATTTCTGCTGCATTATCGAGGGATACAAAGCTTTTTGAAAGAACGGCTCCTTCAACATATTGTGTACGTGATCCTTACAGAAAAGATCCTGTTGATGCTGATGCCATTCTTTCTGCAGCCAGGGAAAAAATTCGATTGTTTAAAAATGAGTACGTGAATGGAGAAGAAGCAGAGGATGTTGAGAAAGAGGTTGATAGGGATGATGAGTCTGAAAGTGATGCTGCTGACGATCctgaagttgatgatttagtcTCCGAGTTAAAATTTGCGGAGACTCCTGAATCCCATAAAACCGGCAGAACTGATGGAAAGAATTCTAGTTTTGACTTGACACGGACGCCTGAAGATCTTAGTATGCAGAACTCAACAGGAATAATGCATTCACAAAGCTTCAGGGAGTCTAAACCCGTAGGAACTTCTGGTGACCAATCAACTGCAGGTGATGTTGATGCAAGTAATCTCAATCAAGAAAATGCGGTCATTGATGAAAGCAATGCTGGTCAAAAATGGGTTCAAGGGCTTATGGAAGGGGAATATTCTGATCTCACTGTTGAAGAACGCCTTCATGCCCTTGTTGCCTTGATTGGTGTTGCAAATGAGGGGAATTCTGTTCGCCTTGTATTAGAG GAGCGACTGGAAGCTGCATCTGCATTGAAGAAGCAGATTTGGGCTGAGGCACAGCTTGATAAACGTCGTTTCAAAGAGGAGTTCTTACTGAAGGTACAATATCCATCCATTAGAAACAATGGTGAACAGTTTGGGTCAGTTACTTCCGTCGAGGCCAGGCAAAGTCCATTGCTTGCTGTTGGTGGCCACAATGGGGTTGCAGACATACTTTCACTTCAGCAGGAAGCCATGCATAAACTGCCAGATGAACCCATTAATCCTAGTAATGCTGCTGTTGAAAAGACTTGTCCAATGCAAGAAATTTATGGAGGTCAGGATAATTCGCAGCTCCAGCATTTTGCATGTGTTGCTGAAAAGTCGCGCTCCCAGCTTAAAGCTTATATTGGCTATAGGGCGGAAGAGACATTTGTTTATCGGTCTCTGCCCCTTGGTCAAGATCGGAGACGTAACCGGTATTGGCAGTTTGTCACGTCACCCTCTCGTTATGATCCGGGCTCTGGCAGGATTTTTGTTGAGTTATGTGATGGTAGATGGAGGCTAATTGATTCCGAAAAG GATTTCAATGCTTTAATGGCTTCTTTGGATATTCGTGGACTTAGAGAATCTCATTTGCATTCAATGCTTCAAAATATTGAAGCAACTTTCAAGGAAACTGCTAGGAAGCATAAGTACACTGACGAAAAACTTGGAAACTCCGTTAAAGAGGATACTTCTGAAAGAGTACCTAGCAATGATTGCTGTTCAAATACTGATAGCTTGAAAAGCACTACCTGTATCTCAAACCGTGAAACACGAGAACCTTCAACTTCCTTTCTTATTGGTTTTGGGAGGAACAAAATGGAAAACACCAATGCCTTGAGGAGATACGCAGATCTGGAGAAGTGGATGTGGGAAGAATGTGTTGATTCCCAGTTTCTATGTGCAAGGAAGTACGGAAGGATGAGAAGTGAAAATTTGATCGGTATTTGTAATAATTGCCATGACACGTACTTCTGGGAAGATAAACACTGTCCTTCTTGTCATAGGACATTCAGTCCGGTAAAGAGTTCATATTTTATTGAGCATGTAGCTCAATGCAAAGAGAAATTGGAGGATCTATTTTTGCCTCTGTGTATTTTGGACTCATTACCTGCGCTTCGAGTTAGATTGCTAAGGGCGCAGTTAGCTTCAGTGGAG GCCTGTATCCCTCCTGAAGCTCTTCAGCCTGTTTGGTCAGAAGTATATCGAAGATCTTGGGGTTCAAAGCTGCATATTGCTTCAACAGCTGGTGACCTCCTTCAG ATTCTGACATTATTGGAAGGTGCTATCAAGGGGGAATATTTAATATCAGAGTATGAAACGACAAGTGAGTTGCTGGGTGCTGTTAGCAACTCCAATCTTGACGGGATGGCGGTGTTACCTTGGGTTCCTCACACAACATCTGCTGTTGCACTAAGGCTTATGGAACTTGATTCCTCCCTTTGTTATACACAGCAGCAGAAAGCTGATTCCTTGAAAGATGACAAACCCACAGATTTCATT ATTAAAACAAATTATGATGAGCTGAAGAGAGTTGCGGGGATTGTATCTGTTGAAGGTCGTGAATATGAAAAGCTAGAACCAGATTTTTTGGTTAAGGTAGGAGGCAGACATGCTAATTCAGCACAGGGGCGTAATCGTGTAAGAGGTGGAACTCATTGTCGCATCCGTGGAGGCAAATCTCAGAGAAAAGTCGATGCATCCAGATCTGAATCTGCCCAGAGAAGTTCAATGAAGAACAATGACAGATTAGACCACCTTCTTGCCTGGAAAGGTCGAGACGGCGGCAAAGGAAGACGTAAGAAAGGTCGTCGCTCAGTTCGTAATAGACAAAAACCAATGAAGAATGTGGAAGAGGTCACTGTAGAAGAAGTGCCCCTCTCCAATCAGCAAGATTGGAACGAAGTTGAAGATGGAGAAACACCTCAATTTGAGGCGCCTGATAATGACTCTGATTCTGGAACATCAGGAAATGAAGATTATAAAGGTCAAGTAACCATCGATGACTATGAAGACTTAATGGTTGATGACTACGGTTCTTTCACTGGTAGAACTGACCATGCGTCAGCCAGTGTGAGTTACAGCATTGGCCGACCTTATACTGAAATTGCTGAAGGTGGAGATGGTGTTGGTGATTACGAGGATGACCGTGATGAAGAGGATGATGAAAATGTCCAAGGATACTTTGATGGTGAGTTCGAGGAAGAGGGGAATAGATTTGGGGATGAAGAATACGTTGAAACCCCAAAAAAAGATTCAGAATCATCTTCCGAGTATAGCGACTGA